The Thalassotalea sp. 273M-4 genome includes a region encoding these proteins:
- a CDS encoding RDD family protein encodes MKKLFFKAKSKLSADETQEIITPFAFKLDPSLYGTPIAGPMKRGFAILIDLLLIAILSSAGGEFLAITLAILAFRYSQKQQQRVQELTGNKVKGKKRRAFMRLVGVFLLFLVLMKVIPPIVNPLMEDERKGSMNNVGDIHIEQNGEELSKGLQVGALIIKTIKKASDLACQNNVDCWKQVFEDIPEQALEFNLDQNKAKDLFNSIAEQTELSLDQKNKLVAGLESEYLRLVAQKNEANNTTEQKLQQTTDTSPTVKQEQLTGVDEEIVQATQSASQLSGQEPKHQPVKQPVYSIIKLIRGIIDDLGLGFGWAALYFTYFTSRWHGQTPGKKLFSIRVIQLDGTELSLWDSFGRYGGYGAGIATGLLGFLQIYWDPNRQAIHDQISATVVIDDNKKVDPEIVQKAKSRYLASVAEELELKTEQVKTGQLEQPIKTQDEPDNKSGEENSKGEN; translated from the coding sequence ATGAAAAAACTGTTTTTTAAAGCAAAATCAAAACTTAGCGCTGATGAAACTCAAGAAATTATCACTCCATTTGCGTTTAAGCTTGATCCCAGTTTATATGGCACCCCCATTGCCGGCCCTATGAAGCGAGGGTTTGCCATCTTGATTGATCTACTCCTTATTGCGATTTTAAGCAGTGCAGGTGGTGAGTTTCTCGCCATTACACTGGCCATTTTGGCTTTTCGTTATAGCCAAAAGCAACAGCAACGAGTACAAGAGCTTACGGGTAATAAAGTGAAGGGCAAGAAGCGTCGTGCTTTTATGAGACTCGTTGGTGTGTTCCTTTTGTTTTTGGTGTTAATGAAAGTGATCCCACCCATTGTTAACCCTCTGATGGAAGATGAGCGCAAAGGAAGTATGAACAATGTTGGTGATATTCATATTGAGCAAAATGGTGAAGAGCTAAGCAAAGGGTTACAAGTCGGAGCCTTAATTATTAAGACCATTAAAAAAGCATCTGATCTTGCATGTCAAAACAATGTAGATTGTTGGAAACAAGTATTTGAAGACATACCTGAGCAAGCACTTGAATTTAACCTTGACCAGAACAAAGCCAAAGACTTGTTTAACAGCATTGCAGAGCAAACAGAATTATCTTTAGACCAAAAAAACAAATTAGTTGCTGGTTTAGAAAGCGAATATTTACGCTTAGTGGCGCAAAAAAATGAGGCAAACAATACAACCGAACAGAAGCTTCAACAGACAACTGACACGAGTCCTACTGTGAAACAAGAACAGTTAACCGGCGTTGATGAAGAAATAGTACAAGCAACACAATCGGCAAGTCAGCTCTCAGGGCAAGAGCCTAAACACCAACCTGTTAAGCAACCCGTGTATTCAATAATAAAGCTTATTCGAGGCATCATCGATGATTTAGGGTTGGGCTTTGGTTGGGCGGCTTTATATTTTACTTATTTTACTTCAAGGTGGCATGGACAAACACCAGGCAAAAAATTATTTTCAATACGGGTGATTCAACTGGATGGAACCGAGCTGTCTCTTTGGGATAGCTTTGGCAGGTACGGTGGCTATGGCGCGGGCATTGCGACAGGACTATTGGGTTTTTTACAGATTTACTGGGATCCTAATCGTCAAGCCATTCATGATCAAATTTCAGCAACCGTGGTAATAGATGATAACAAAAAAGTCGACCCTGAAATCGTGCAAAAGGCGAAATCGCGTTATCTAGCCTCAGTGGCAGAAGAGCTTGAATTAAAGACCGAACAAGTAAAAACGGGTCAACTAGAACAACCAATAAAGACACAAGATGAACCGGATAATAAGAGTGGAGAAGAAAACAGCAAAGGTGAAAATTAG
- a CDS encoding DUF599 domain-containing protein, whose amino-acid sequence MPLHLIDFVAIIIFVTCWVGYTFFSKAKAKNTACISRCTQQHRILWMRQIFDTEVRVAHAALLANLERNVAFFASTTLFVLAGALALFSQVEQIRGVLASITFTREPSVVAIQIKLCFLIGIFVMAFFQFTWSMRQYGFVNIMIGAAPYEPRTQKPHLLSYAKQMAVAQDQAAHAYNYGLRSYYFSLSLLSWFIDPLIFMSSSVFVVLVLYRREFKSKALKALQKGIRELEKETSTTSRNEPFKVQKKKVVE is encoded by the coding sequence GTGCCATTACACTTAATTGATTTTGTTGCCATTATTATATTTGTTACGTGTTGGGTTGGTTACACCTTTTTCTCAAAAGCCAAAGCCAAAAACACCGCTTGTATATCTCGTTGTACCCAACAACATAGAATTTTATGGATGCGGCAAATATTTGATACCGAGGTTAGGGTCGCGCATGCCGCTTTGCTGGCCAATTTAGAACGAAATGTTGCATTTTTTGCCTCTACCACCTTGTTCGTATTGGCGGGGGCGCTGGCTTTGTTTTCCCAAGTTGAACAAATAAGAGGTGTGCTTGCCAGTATAACCTTTACTCGCGAACCCAGTGTTGTCGCTATTCAGATTAAACTATGTTTTTTAATCGGAATCTTTGTGATGGCATTTTTTCAGTTTACATGGTCAATGCGTCAATATGGGTTTGTCAATATTATGATAGGCGCGGCACCTTATGAACCCCGAACCCAAAAACCCCATTTATTAAGTTACGCCAAACAGATGGCGGTTGCTCAAGATCAGGCAGCACATGCCTATAACTACGGTTTACGTTCATATTATTTTTCTTTGTCGTTGTTAAGTTGGTTTATCGACCCTTTAATTTTTATGTCTTCATCGGTCTTTGTTGTACTGGTTTTATATCGCCGAGAATTTAAGTCAAAAGCATTAAAAGCACTGCAAAAAGGTATTCGAGAGTTAGAAAAAGAAACCAGCACCACGTCCCGTAACGAACCATTTAAAGTGCAAAAGAAAAAGGTGGTAGAATGA